A single Candoia aspera isolate rCanAsp1 chromosome 7, rCanAsp1.hap2, whole genome shotgun sequence DNA region contains:
- the ETFBKMT gene encoding electron transfer flavoprotein beta subunit lysine methyltransferase yields the protein MIFLGWRRLLHFCGRTSFRKDFKQKQRGCLVWRCYHGRPVDPELRMFLEENTEVIDSGSLTPEIKLRLLTPNCRFWHDKAALWPYGEPFWAMYWPGGQGLSRYLLDNPKVVQKKKVLELGSGCGATAIAATLSGASQVVANDTDPVAAAAIVLNCELNNVDPVPVITENLIGREIGKWDLIVLGDMFYSEELADSLSEWLKKCIRDHGTQVLIGDPGRPYFVTHQIQRKLHKVSEYTLPESSPEEYNGSTKTFIWNYQP from the exons ATGATTTTTCTAGGCTGGAGAAGATTGCTGCACTTTTGTGGTAGGACCAGCTTCAGAAAAGACTTCAAGCAGAAGCAAAGAGGTTGTTTGGTTTGGAGGTGCTACCATGGAAGACCTGTAGATCCTGAGCTGAGAATGTTTCTAGAGGAGAATACTGAAGTCATTGACAGTGGGAGCCTGACCCCAGAAATAAAGTTACGCCTTCTGACCCCTAACTGCAGATTTTGGCATGACAAAGCTGCTTTATGGCCTTACGGGGAGCCCTTCTGGGCAATGTACTGGCCAGGAGGCCAAGGATTATCCAG ATACCTTCTTGATAACCCAAAGGTGGTCCAGAAGAAGAAAGTTCTGGAGCTAGGAAGTGGTTGTGGAGCAACAGCTATTGCAGCTACACTAAGTGGAGCATCACAAGTTGTTGCGAATGACACTGATCCTG TTGCAGCTGCTGCCATAGTGCTTAACTGCGAACTGAACAATGTAGATCCCGTTCCTGTTATAACGGAGAACCTGATTGGTAGAGAGATAGGCAAGTGGGACCTTATTGTCCTAGGAGACATGTTTTACAGTGAAGAACTTGCAGACAGCCTCTCAGAGTGGCTGAAGAAGTGCATCCGGGATCATGGGACTCAAGTGCTGATCGGGGACCCTGGCAGACCCTATTTTGTGACCCACCAAATTCAGAGAAAGTTGCACAAAGTTAGTGAATATACTCTCCCTGAATCATCACCAGAAGAATACAACGGTTCAACCAAAACTTTTATCTGGAACTATCAGCCTTAA